ctgtTTGCCAAAGAAAGTTTTGCTGGAGATAAATAAAAGTCATGAATTGAAGCTCTGAGATATGGGTTAGGACTATAATGATTATATAGAAACAGTCAATTGTAGTGTGTATTTAGATTAGAATAAAGATCTTTAGACTTAACAGCCCTGAAAATGTTCACTTCCGATGTTCCGCAGGTCAAGTCCAGAAACACTGGATGGGCTGGCACATGTGATGTTATTGTATATTGTGACAAGTGTATGAGGCTCCTCACCCTCGCCAAGCATTTCAACCTGCAGTGGAATGACATGTGGCTTCTGAAGACTGAAATCTCTGAAAGGTTTAGCACTACAGTCACATTTCCACTTGTTACCCGAGACCCAAAGTTGCTCCAAGCTATCAGGTATAGAAGCTGGGAGGTTGATCAGTGCATTGTCTTTTAGGTTCAAGTAACGCAAACGTGGCAGCATGTATATTGTTGCATTAAGTATGTACTCCAGTTTGTTTCCTGAGAGATCCAGCCAAGACAGGTGTTGCAGAGGCATCAAGGCCTCAGATGGAAGATGGCCAAGTAAGTTTCCTGACAGCAGCAGGTAATCAAGGTTTTTCAGACCATAAAATGTGTTGGAGGTGATGGATGTTAACTGGTTGAATCTCAAATCAAGCTGTTGTAGCACTTGTAGTTCCACAAAACTTTGACGCTCCACCACAGATATGTTGTTGTGTTGTAGGAAAAGGCGGCGAAGGCCTGTTAGACCATTGAAACTTTGGCTTGAAACTTTCGTCAAACAGCTTCTGTCAAGGTGAATACTGTGGAGCTTTGACAGACCCTTAAAAACTTGATCTGGGAGGCTCTGGAAACAGCTTCCAGTAAGTTTTATCAcagcaaggtaattaaggcccatAAATGTGCCCATGCGTGCCTCTTGTAATCGGTTGTGCTCCATGTTTAGCACCTCTAAATGACCCAGCCCTTCGAAGACTCTCAGTCCCAAGGCTCGTATCTGATTGTGACATAGGCAGAGTTCCTCAAGGTACTGCAGATCACGGAAAGTCCCGGGTTTTAGGTTACCAATTGAGTTATTTGACAGGCGGAGCACATGTAGGCTATGTAGGCCAAGGAAAGTTTCATCGTGAAGTACAGATAGACGATTTCTGCTGAGATCCAACCATCTCAATGATTTCATGCCTAAAAATGCCCTCGGTGCCACTGTCACTATCTGGTTTTGGGCCAGATAAAGCTTCTGCAGCTTTGGTAGTTTCAGAAACACATTTGCCTTTATGACCTTCAGATAGTTTCCAGTTAGGTCCAATTCCTTGAGCTCGGTCAGACCCTGAAATAGCAGGGGTTGTAGATAAGCCAGTCGATTTCCAGCAAGTACTAACTCACGTAATCCATGCAGGTCATGGAATCCTGTCTCAGGCAGGACGGACAACGAGTTCCATCCTAAATTCAACAACCACATGTGGGAGAGCCCAGCGAATAACCTGTCATCTATTCGAGACAGCTGATTATTGTTGAGACTGAGGGATGCAAGATTGGATGTTCCCTGAAAGACTATGCCAGGCAATGAGCGAATATTGTTTCTCTCAAGGTGCAGGTGAGCAAGGACATGCAGTCCTTTAAATACATGGGCATCAAGGGTAACCAGCAGGCCGCTCTGTAGGTTCAAAAACTCCACATTGGACAGATTTTCGAAAGTAGCTGCTGGTAAATTTGTAAATAGGTTTCCATCAAGCCATAGGGAGCGTGTAGACAAGGGTATGTCGGAGGGAACCTGGGTGAAGTTGCGTGTGCTGCAGTAGACATTGAGCTCTAAGGTGTAGTCATCTTGGATACAGGTGCACCCCTTTGGGCATGGCTCAGTCTTTGGACCAGGTTCCTCTGAGGGCTTTGGCTCCTCTGAGGTTCTGGATTCCTCTTTGTAGGGTTCTGCCAGCACCACTGATGTTCCCAGTGTGTACAACAAGAGCAGTACTAGGGGGCTCATCCCAACTAAAAGACAACATCGAAAATGTCGACATTACACATTGCACTGTAACATGTCACTTACCTACTTTATTTTAGATATCtgtaagtttttattattattatttcagctgtaatatCTATACCATATCACGCTAGTATTAGTCATTCTTCTTAATCCCATTAAAGAGCATAAATTCTTCCTAAATATAATTCATTTATAAGATAATTGACTATGACAGATTTGATTGTAAGCTATTTGTAGATTAGCAGAAGTTTCAAAAGAGAATTTTTTGATTTTGGCTGTACCTTTTTTTTAGTGACAGCAGGCCAGCAAACGTTCACTAGACAGTGGCATGTGTGTGTGACAGGTCCAAACTACCTCTGTCCCTATATATATCACCTAGAAAAGACAAACAGTGTTCTGCACAGAATTAACCTCTTGATTTCTGCTGTTTTCTTTAGGGATGGaaattcggtaacactttacaattaggttgtattttttaacattacttaactactacattagttaacatgaactaacaatgaacaatacgtttacataatttacactttacaataaggttctatttgttaacattacttaatgtattaggtatcatgaactaacaatgaacaatattttttttacagcattttctcATATTAGTtcattaaaatacaattgttcaatgttagttcatgttatttcatagtgcgataactaatgttaacatatacttttgatttaaaaatattactatatattgaaattaacattaaccaagattaataaatgctgtaaagtattgttcattgttaattcatgataaaTAATATTGTTAACTATGTTaactatgttaacaaatggatctttattgtaaagtgtacccGGAAGTTCCTATTAAGCCTAacaaaaaaattactattttttcGTAGGTTACTATTAAAACATTTGCCACCCTTTGTATCAGGATTGTGACACAAGACTAGATTAAAGATTATCCAGCTTCTATTTTGCTAGGCATAAGCAAAGGATAACCCCTTCCCTCCATACATTTTCACAGTTCTTTAAATttagcatttatatatatatatatatatatatatatatatatataatatatatacactaccggtcaaaagttttgaaacacttgactgaaatgtttctcatgatcttaaaaatcttttgatctgaaggtgtatttttaaatgtttgaaattagttttgtagacaaaaatataattgtgtcaacatattaatttatttcattataaaacaaaaatttaataaaaaaaaaaaagtttggtgaaattgatgacttggaccaaataataaagaaaagcagccaataagtgcccaacatagatgggaactccttcaatactgtttaaaaagcatcccagggtgatacctcaagaagttggttgagaaaatgtcaagagtacatgtctgcaaattctaggcaaagggtgactactttgaagatgctcaaatatatcacagttttgatttattttggattttgtttagtcacaacataatttatgttattccatagttttgatgactttaattttattctaaaatgtgaagaaaaaaatatatatataataaagaatgagtgtttcaaaacttttgaccggtagtgtatatatatatatatatatatatatatatatatatatatatatatattgttttcttttttatttcctgATTTGCTGACAGACATCTGCAAAATTATAGAGGAACAAATTAATGGCATTTTGATTATATTAATGTAACCATATGTTGATATATATTGTGCAGAGATTTATATAGTAGTGTAAGTGGATTCACTGACTTTTCACTGAATTTTCTGTCTAAAAGTACCACAAATATTAGAAGGAAATACTTTGACTTGATCTGTATGGTGTTCCAAAGTTCTTGTATATCTGCTGAGCCATCAGTGACATTTAACAGGAGGTATACTCCAATTTTGGTTATCTGTTGGAAGGCATCCAAGTCTAAAAAGTTGAGTCAGCTCAAGAACAAGGCCCAAGTGAAAGTCATATCTTTGAAGGACCAGAAACCACATGTGTAAGTTATTCTAAATCAGTGGTATTCAAATAATTTTAGGAAGTTGATTCTACTGCAAAGGCAAACAGAGAAGGGACCCTGCTCTGGCAAACATTGCAGTCTTCAGTACAGATACAATAATCAATACAGACATCTCATTCAAATACTGTAATTTAAAAATTCAGAGGTGGTTTTGGGTTAATGATCACTAGTAGACCCTTGTATAAGCCCAGGGATATGCTCAGTATAATCTATATGCAAATGTGTAGGCTAAATAATAAACTGGTGATCAAAAAGAACTAGTCCACAACAAGACCATCACAGCAGATAATTATTGCTGAGCTTACTTGCAAAGCACAATATACTCTGTTTAACCGTATAGTTAAAAGTTACATCTAGTCcacaattttgtgtgtgtgtgtgtgtgaaaatgaggAATGAATTGCTCAAAAGaagatttctaaaaataaattacttttttttaacctATAAATTTTAACCTTTTTAACCTGTAAATTACTGATATAATAACTGATGGACAAGGAAGTAAGAAGATTTTGTATTTTAAGACACATTGCTTTAAAATCACCAGCAGAGAGAAGTGCAGCCTTTAGCTCACAAGACTTCATCAAGTTAAGTTAGTTCCAAATTTCAGTTGGTTCCAAGGAATAGCTCACATATTTTCAgctcaattattttaaaatgtgtcagTCTTGgagatgaagaaaaaaagtcacatttcaaaataaacaatCTCTCCTTTTTCTGTTTTAGTTATCACTGtttgtatgt
This portion of the Myxocyprinus asiaticus isolate MX2 ecotype Aquarium Trade chromosome 14, UBuf_Myxa_2, whole genome shotgun sequence genome encodes:
- the LOC127452098 gene encoding insulin-like growth factor-binding protein complex acid labile subunit, encoding MSPLVLLLLYTLGTSVVLAEPYKEESRTSEEPKPSEEPGPKTEPCPKGCTCIQDDYTLELNVYCSTRNFTQVPSDIPLSTRSLWLDGNLFTNLPAATFENLSNVEFLNLQSGLLVTLDAHVFKGLHVLAHLHLERNNIRSLPGIVFQGTSNLASLSLNNNQLSRIDDRLFAGLSHMWLLNLGWNSLSVLPETGFHDLHGLRELVLAGNRLAYLQPLLFQGLTELKELDLTGNYLKVIKANVFLKLPKLQKLYLAQNQIVTVAPRAFLGMKSLRWLDLSRNRLSVLHDETFLGLHSLHVLRLSNNSIGNLKPGTFRDLQYLEELCLCHNQIRALGLRVFEGLGHLEVLNMEHNRLQEARMGTFMGLNYLAVIKLTGSCFQSLPDQVFKGLSKLHSIHLDRSCLTKVSSQSFNGLTGLRRLFLQHNNISVVERQSFVELQVLQQLDLRFNQLTSITSNTFYGLKNLDYLLLSGNLLGHLPSEALMPLQHLSWLDLSGNKLEYILNATIYMLPRLRYLNLKDNALINLPASIPDSLEQLWVSGNKWKCDCSAKPFRDFSLQKPHVIPLQVEMLGEGEEPHTLVTIYNNITCASPSSVSGLDLRNIGSEHFQGC